The following are from one region of the Lolium perenne isolate Kyuss_39 unplaced genomic scaffold, Kyuss_2.0 unplaced44, whole genome shotgun sequence genome:
- the LOC127326550 gene encoding uncharacterized protein — MILVKLVVGDLVLNVISAYAPQVGHNESTKREFWEGLEELVRRVPIGEKLFIGGDLNGHVGTSNTGFERVHGGFGYDIRNQEGEDVLSFALAYDMRGKRAKVARTKWWKLKGEASQAFRERVIKEGPWEEGGDANMMWTSIATCLRKVAVEEFGVTKGSRREAKDTWWWNDEVQKVIREKKDCFRCLYLDRSAANMEKYKVAKKAAKRAVSEARGRAYEDIYQRLNTKEGERDIYKMAKFRERKMRDVNEVKCIKDLEDQLLVKEEAIKRRWQEYFDNLYNGEVESSTIELDDSFDDTSMCFVQRIQESEVKEALRRMKGGKAMGPDGPDP; from the exons ATGATCCTTGTCAAGCTGGTTGTTGGGGACTTAGTCCTCAATGTTATCAGCGCGTATGCCCCACAAGTAGGCcacaatgagagcaccaagagggAGTTCTGGGAAGGCCTGGAGGAATTGGTTAGGAGGGTACCTATTGGTGAGAAGCTCTTCATAGGAGGAGATCTCAATGGCCATGTGGGTACATCTAACACAGGTTTTGAAAGGGTGCATGGGGGCTTTGGCTATGACATCAGGAACCAAGAAGGAGAAGACGTCCTGAGCTTCGCTCTAGCCTATGACATG CGGGGTAAGCGCGCCAAAGTTGCTAGAACAAAGTGGTGGAAGCTCAAGGGTGAGGCATCCCAGGCTTTCAGGGAGAGGGTTATTAAGGAGGGCCCTTGGGAGGAAGGAGGCGATGCAAACATGATGTGGACGAGTATAGCGACATGCTTGCGGAAGGTCGCTGTAGAGGAGTTTGGGGTGACTAAGGGAAGTAGAAGGGAAGCTAAGGATACCTGGTGGTGGAACGATGAGGTCCAGAAGGTTATTAGggagaaaaaggactgtttcagaTGCCTATATCTGGACAGGAGTGCAGCTAACATGGAGAAGTACAAGGTGGCGAAGAAGGCTGCAAAGCGGGCGGTGAGTGAAGCAAGGGGTCGGGCGTATGAGGACATCTACCAACGTCTAAACACGAAGGAAGGCGAAAGGGACATCTATAAGATGGCCAAGTTTAGGGAGAGGAAAATGAGGGATGTCAACGAAGTCAAATGCATCAAGGACTTAGAGGATCAGCTTCTTGTGAAGGAAGAGGCGATCAAGCGTAGATGGCAGGAGTACTTTGACAACCTTTACAATGGAGAGGTTGAGAGCTCTACCATTGAGCTAGACGACTCCTTTGATGATACCAGCATGTGCTTTGTGCAACGTATCCAGGAGTCTGAGGTTAAGGAGGCGTTAAGGAGGATGAAAGGAGGCAAGGCGATGGGTcctgatg